The DNA region GGGCCCGCATCCCCAGGGGCTGTATGCCGCGGCGCTGGTGGGAGCTTTAAGGCCCAAGACAAAATTTCTGGGCATCATCGGCTCCTACGGCTGGGGCAGCAAGGCGGTGGAGACCGTCAAGTCGCTTTTGACCAATCTCAAGGCCGAGATGCTGGAGCCGGTCTACATCAAAGGCGCGCCGCGTAAGGAGGACTTTGAGGCTTTGGACAAACTGGCGGACTCCATACTGGAGAAACATAAAACATTGGGTCTTTTATAACTTTGAAATGTTTGAGAAGTTGGGAACTGTTAACAGTAAGAGCAGAAAGTGTACAAGAAGTAGGCTAATGGATAAAATCGTCAAACATTGGTTGGAACGCTCCAAGTACGACTTGGATACGGCTAAAGTGATGTTTCAAGCCCGCCGATATCTTTATGTAGCTTTCATGTGCCAGCAGTCTGCCGAGAAAATGCTTAAGGCGATCATATCCCATAACGGGAAGCGTCCAGCGCCTGTTCACAGTTTGCTGCGATTGGCAGAGTTGGCCGGGTTG from candidate division TA06 bacterium includes:
- a CDS encoding HEPN domain-containing protein, producing the protein MDKIVKHWLERSKYDLDTAKVMFQARRYLYVAFMCQQSAEKMLKAIISHNGKRPAPVHSLLRLAELAGLELKEEERKDFYNTLSAYCINARYAEYKERLSEICNRAEAERILEQTEKEWKWLRRKTI